A window of Ignicoccus hospitalis KIN4/I contains these coding sequences:
- the thsA gene encoding thermosome subunit alpha has product MAAGVPVLILKEGATRTYGREALRSNILAARIIAEALKTSLGPRGMDKMIVDAFGDITVTNDGVTILKEMDVQHPAAKLIVETAKAQDAEVGDGTTSVVVLAGSLLEKAEPLLDQNIHPSIIIEGYKKAMEKALEELSNIAVKINPKDKEYMRKLVYTTLSSKFVGQEAEEIRNKLLDMIIEAAYTVAVEQPDGTLRMSLDDIKIEKKKGGSLLDSQLVKGIVLDKEVVHPGMPKRVENAKILVLDAPLEVEKPDITAKINITDPRQIEAFLEEQTKILKEMVDKIAETGANVVITQKGIDDVAAHFLAKKGIMAVRRVKRSDIEKVAKATGAKVVTSIKDVSPEVLGEAKLVEERRVGKDKMVFIEGAKNPRAVTILLRGASDMALDEAERNITDALHVLRNIFMKPMIVGGGGAVEVELAERLRKFASTVGGKEQLAIEAYAEALEEIPVVLADTAGMDTLEALMELRKLHREGKIWAGVNVVEGKIEEDMTKLGVVEPVRVREQVLKSATEAANALLKIDDVIAAAPPKEGKKGKKEEGGEEEEEGGSSKFGSEF; this is encoded by the coding sequence ATGGCGGCCGGTGTACCGGTTCTGATACTCAAGGAGGGCGCCACCAGGACCTACGGCAGGGAGGCTCTGAGGAGCAACATACTAGCCGCTAGGATAATTGCCGAAGCGTTGAAGACCAGCTTGGGTCCCAGAGGAATGGACAAGATGATAGTTGACGCCTTCGGAGACATCACTGTAACCAACGACGGTGTAACCATACTCAAGGAGATGGACGTCCAGCACCCTGCCGCCAAGTTGATCGTGGAGACCGCCAAGGCTCAAGATGCGGAGGTGGGCGACGGCACTACCAGCGTCGTCGTCTTGGCCGGCAGCTTGCTGGAAAAGGCCGAGCCCCTGCTCGACCAGAACATCCACCCCAGCATAATAATCGAAGGATACAAGAAGGCGATGGAGAAGGCTCTAGAGGAGCTCAGCAACATAGCCGTTAAGATAAACCCCAAGGACAAGGAGTATATGAGGAAGCTAGTATACACCACCCTCAGCAGCAAGTTCGTCGGCCAGGAGGCCGAGGAGATAAGGAACAAGCTGCTAGACATGATAATCGAGGCCGCCTACACCGTGGCCGTCGAGCAGCCTGACGGCACTCTGAGGATGAGCCTCGACGACATAAAGATAGAAAAGAAGAAGGGCGGAAGCTTGCTCGACAGCCAGCTGGTAAAGGGCATAGTGCTGGACAAGGAAGTGGTCCACCCGGGCATGCCGAAGAGGGTGGAGAACGCGAAGATACTGGTCCTCGACGCCCCGCTGGAGGTCGAGAAGCCCGACATAACTGCCAAGATAAACATAACTGACCCCAGGCAGATAGAGGCGTTCTTGGAGGAGCAGACCAAGATACTCAAGGAGATGGTAGACAAGATCGCCGAGACCGGCGCCAACGTAGTGATAACTCAGAAGGGCATCGACGACGTCGCCGCTCACTTCTTGGCGAAGAAGGGCATAATGGCCGTTAGGAGGGTGAAGAGGAGCGACATAGAGAAGGTGGCCAAGGCTACCGGAGCCAAGGTGGTGACCAGCATAAAGGACGTGAGCCCCGAGGTGTTGGGCGAGGCCAAGCTAGTGGAGGAGAGGAGGGTAGGCAAGGACAAGATGGTCTTCATCGAGGGCGCCAAGAACCCGAGGGCGGTCACCATACTGCTGAGGGGTGCCAGCGACATGGCGCTGGACGAGGCTGAGAGGAACATAACCGACGCTCTCCACGTGCTGAGGAACATATTCATGAAGCCCATGATAGTGGGCGGCGGAGGGGCGGTGGAGGTAGAGCTCGCCGAGCGCTTGAGGAAGTTCGCTTCCACCGTGGGCGGCAAGGAGCAGCTGGCGATAGAGGCTTACGCCGAGGCACTCGAAGAGATACCGGTAGTGTTGGCCGACACCGCGGGTATGGACACCCTCGAAGCGCTCATGGAACTGAGGAAGCTCCACAGGGAAGGCAAGATCTGGGCTGGCGTCAACGTAGTCGAGGGCAAGATAGAGGAGGACATGACCAAGCTCGGAGTAGTGGAGCCGGTGAGGGTGAGGGAGCAAGTGCTCAAGAGCGCCACCGAGGCAGCTAACGCCTTGCTGAAGATCGACGACGTGATTGCGGCCGCCCCGCCGAAGGAGGGCAAGAAGGGCAAGAAGGAAGAGGGCGGAGAGGAGGAAGAGGAAGGCGGCTCCAGCAAGTTCGGAAGCGAGTTCTAA
- a CDS encoding ARMT1-like domain-containing protein produces MKWREECVRCLLDARIYDSFKGGATDKELQFILSATVGSMQLPKSKAFRFSWKALKSVVGNVYALEKKRLLEETLSRELKVPQTFEEALRMATLGNLYDTAVGGEYRLGKVKYGTLVTEGAEVLLNPAGTLVYAVDNLPELPYDIMVAKYFKYMGWDVILVAREEDYEIDATYPELAEVAQLLGWDGKLDSLPGDCTIFDPCEDAKRLRRESDLVFAKGLLNADAYVDYKPSEPAVLAYAAKCKPLAEAVGAEIGDGVVVLGEVLLRSFRR; encoded by the coding sequence ATGAAGTGGAGAGAAGAGTGCGTCCGGTGCCTGCTCGACGCCCGCATTTACGATTCCTTTAAGGGCGGCGCCACCGACAAGGAGCTCCAGTTCATCCTGAGTGCCACGGTAGGTTCCATGCAACTCCCGAAGAGTAAGGCCTTCCGCTTCTCGTGGAAGGCCTTAAAGTCCGTCGTAGGTAACGTGTATGCTCTAGAAAAGAAGAGGCTCCTCGAAGAAACGCTCTCAAGGGAGCTCAAGGTACCTCAAACGTTCGAGGAGGCCCTCCGCATGGCGACGTTGGGCAACTTGTACGACACCGCGGTAGGCGGGGAGTACAGGCTAGGGAAGGTGAAGTACGGGACCTTGGTGACGGAGGGCGCGGAAGTGCTCCTCAACCCGGCCGGCACCTTGGTATACGCGGTGGACAACCTCCCGGAGCTGCCTTACGACATAATGGTTGCCAAGTACTTCAAGTACATGGGGTGGGACGTAATACTGGTGGCCCGGGAAGAAGATTACGAGATAGACGCCACCTACCCCGAGCTGGCGGAGGTGGCCCAGCTTCTGGGCTGGGACGGCAAGCTAGACTCCTTGCCCGGGGACTGCACGATCTTCGACCCTTGTGAAGACGCCAAGAGGCTGAGGAGGGAGTCCGACCTAGTGTTCGCCAAGGGCTTGCTCAACGCGGACGCTTACGTTGATTACAAGCCCTCCGAGCCGGCGGTGCTGGCTTACGCGGCCAAGTGTAAGCCGTTGGCCGAGGCTGTGGGGGCGGAGATAGGCGACGGTGTGGTGGTTTTAGGAGAAGTGCTCTTGAGGTCCTTTAGGAGGTGA
- a CDS encoding glycosyltransferase, with the protein MRVAIVSSYPPMPCGIGIYSRDLARALAKRGHEVVVIATEYADAPREEGDNPRVLRAWTRGGERFHYQILEALEREGPFDVIEFQYEYGLWPVIPLDSRGIWLLRNAKAYGSVVATLHTVRFSPDPWWRRLHEELLKTSDAIIVHHFMMENALYRMLGKLKKTFIVPHGSASLPGEKRELGYERPVYLLYGLLRKDKGLEVAVKAYELVGKGTLLLAGKPLSEADEELVKRAEELGAARVQGFLSDELLGTLIKSSDFVLLPYEDLPNDFGVSGAFHTTVATGGYPLCSRVQRLAECWERAPELTFRPGDEAALAALMKAPKLPDAWGRLQSFARQTSWDNVAKLRERIYSLLM; encoded by the coding sequence TTGAGAGTAGCTATAGTGAGCTCCTACCCTCCCATGCCTTGCGGCATCGGAATATACTCCCGCGACTTGGCGCGCGCGCTGGCGAAGCGAGGCCACGAGGTCGTCGTTATCGCTACCGAGTACGCAGACGCCCCGCGGGAGGAAGGCGACAACCCCCGAGTCTTGAGGGCTTGGACCCGCGGAGGGGAGAGGTTCCACTACCAGATCTTGGAGGCGCTCGAGAGGGAGGGCCCCTTCGACGTCATAGAGTTTCAATACGAGTACGGCTTGTGGCCGGTAATTCCTCTGGACTCCAGGGGGATCTGGCTGCTGAGGAACGCCAAGGCTTACGGTTCGGTGGTCGCTACTCTCCACACCGTCCGCTTCTCCCCGGACCCATGGTGGAGGAGGCTGCACGAGGAGCTGCTAAAGACCAGCGACGCTATAATAGTACACCACTTCATGATGGAAAACGCCTTGTATAGGATGTTAGGCAAACTGAAGAAGACCTTTATCGTCCCCCACGGTAGCGCCTCCTTACCGGGGGAGAAGAGGGAACTGGGCTACGAGAGGCCCGTCTACTTGCTCTACGGCCTATTGAGGAAGGACAAGGGGCTGGAGGTGGCGGTTAAGGCCTATGAACTCGTGGGCAAGGGGACCTTGCTGTTGGCAGGCAAGCCCCTCTCCGAAGCAGACGAGGAGTTGGTCAAGAGGGCGGAGGAGCTGGGGGCGGCGCGCGTTCAAGGCTTCTTGAGCGACGAGCTGTTAGGAACCCTCATAAAGTCTTCAGATTTCGTCTTGCTGCCCTACGAAGACTTGCCGAACGACTTCGGGGTCTCGGGTGCCTTCCACACGACCGTAGCTACCGGAGGGTACCCGCTGTGCTCGAGGGTCCAGAGGTTGGCGGAGTGCTGGGAGAGGGCGCCGGAGCTGACCTTCAGGCCGGGAGACGAGGCTGCCTTGGCAGCCCTCATGAAGGCCCCCAAGCTCCCGGACGCTTGGGGGAGGCTCCAGAGCTTCGCCCGTCAGACCTCTTGGGACAACGTCGCCAAGCTCAGGGAGAGGATCTACTCCTTGTTAATGTAG
- a CDS encoding winged helix-turn-helix transcriptional regulator — protein MVRAEGPAREVLELVKRCLSELESIDESLQKEDIDLNEVKKRIEEIRPFVSAVSAKWIPEILYALALKREMSFNELKNTLGISSRVLSDKLKELRELGLVEKVEVEGKRGAYVLTEKGKKVVYALTPFLIAVYINKE, from the coding sequence GTGGTAAGGGCCGAGGGCCCCGCGCGCGAAGTGTTAGAGCTGGTCAAACGCTGCTTGTCGGAGCTCGAGAGCATAGACGAAAGCTTACAAAAGGAGGACATAGACCTAAACGAGGTCAAGAAGAGAATAGAGGAGATAAGGCCCTTCGTAAGCGCGGTGTCGGCGAAGTGGATACCGGAGATCCTCTATGCGTTAGCGCTCAAGAGGGAAATGAGCTTTAACGAGCTCAAGAACACGTTGGGAATATCTTCCAGAGTGCTTTCGGACAAGTTGAAGGAGCTTCGGGAGTTGGGCTTGGTTGAGAAGGTAGAGGTGGAGGGCAAGAGGGGCGCTTACGTCTTGACTGAAAAGGGTAAGAAGGTGGTCTACGCATTGACGCCGTTCTTAATAGCTGTCTACATTAACAAGGAGTAG
- a CDS encoding M24 family metallopeptidase — MASSKRSYSRKRELFLDCTLILHPSNVRWLTGFDAGIVLMGKDEDYLIVPELEYERALEVVDWLNVVKGPRGALWKKALELCNGPFFADLSYLNFRTAITLMTELGAGDASKTVRRARMSKDEEELSRIKKALEIAERAFLETWKELEEGTTELAAAGALEAHMREFGAQEFAFPTIVAFGPNSSKPHAVPGEAQLSFGSVALFDFGAVYGGFRSDITRTYVPDKEPYASWYHAVLEAVNAALKALKPGARGKDVDAAAREVLAEYGFEKAFVHGLGHGVGADIHEPPFLSPSSEDVVSKGAVVTVEPGVYFKGQGGVRVEQLVYVDYNPIVLNSTPVMWW; from the coding sequence GTGGCCTCCTCGAAAAGGAGTTACTCCCGCAAGAGGGAGCTGTTTTTAGATTGCACCCTCATCCTCCACCCTTCTAACGTGCGCTGGCTGACCGGCTTCGACGCGGGCATAGTCCTAATGGGGAAGGACGAAGACTACTTGATCGTCCCGGAGCTGGAGTATGAAAGGGCCCTAGAGGTCGTGGACTGGCTAAACGTGGTGAAGGGGCCGAGAGGGGCCCTGTGGAAGAAGGCCCTCGAGCTGTGCAATGGACCCTTCTTCGCCGACCTCTCCTACCTCAACTTCAGAACTGCAATAACCTTGATGACTGAACTCGGCGCAGGGGACGCGTCCAAGACCGTCAGGAGGGCTAGGATGAGTAAGGACGAGGAGGAACTATCGAGAATAAAGAAGGCTCTGGAAATAGCGGAGAGGGCCTTCCTAGAGACTTGGAAGGAGTTAGAAGAGGGCACAACCGAGCTGGCCGCCGCGGGCGCCTTGGAGGCCCACATGAGGGAGTTCGGGGCGCAAGAGTTCGCGTTCCCCACGATAGTGGCCTTCGGGCCCAACTCCTCCAAGCCCCACGCTGTCCCCGGCGAGGCCCAGCTCAGCTTCGGGAGCGTGGCGCTCTTCGACTTCGGGGCCGTTTACGGAGGGTTCCGGAGCGACATAACGAGAACCTACGTACCGGACAAGGAGCCCTACGCCTCTTGGTACCACGCGGTGCTGGAAGCGGTTAACGCCGCGCTTAAGGCCTTGAAGCCCGGGGCGAGGGGCAAGGACGTCGACGCGGCCGCGCGAGAGGTGCTGGCGGAGTACGGCTTCGAGAAGGCCTTCGTCCACGGCTTGGGCCACGGGGTGGGGGCGGACATACACGAGCCTCCGTTCCTCTCGCCCTCCTCGGAGGACGTAGTGTCCAAGGGGGCAGTGGTCACCGTGGAGCCGGGGGTATACTTCAAGGGTCAAGGCGGGGTCAGGGTGGAACAGCTCGTTTACGTGGATTATAATCCTATAGTGCTGAATTCCACACCGGTGATGTGGTGGTAA
- a CDS encoding (Fe-S)-binding protein, whose protein sequence is MLYELLSNSCVACDLCASRCPWYPVFKPSQRNLGIREAVESCTMCGNCVLGCPLKVPTHKATFERKVKGLIPNDLKKLRERVEEKGSTFGIKMDWGALKGFPLDERAEWLVLPGGFDPLPTSRNDFLALLWTLRELGVDFTLSTEVPEGFGNFYFDYADPQYFKKKAIKIIKVAKALGVKGLLLSECGADYKVWPRVTSYLKIKHDLRVEMAVNLISKKLRPRHVVRKVPWKTSYHDPCGLSRYNFLTEPPRKILKIISENYEEREPGGRDQLCCGGGGGVSLSEAWKRRAVEAVGRKKVEQFKGVEIVATACAKCKSMLLTYSLLLRGGFRVHRIGYLVAWSMGKPLPPP, encoded by the coding sequence ATGTTATACGAGCTCCTCTCCAACTCTTGCGTAGCCTGCGACCTGTGCGCCTCGCGGTGCCCTTGGTACCCGGTCTTCAAACCCTCGCAGAGGAACTTGGGGATTAGGGAGGCCGTAGAGAGCTGTACCATGTGCGGCAACTGCGTCTTGGGGTGCCCGCTGAAAGTGCCTACTCATAAGGCAACGTTCGAGAGGAAGGTTAAGGGGTTAATACCTAACGACCTAAAGAAGTTGAGGGAAAGGGTAGAGGAGAAGGGTTCTACCTTCGGGATCAAGATGGATTGGGGCGCGCTGAAGGGCTTCCCTCTGGACGAGAGGGCGGAGTGGCTCGTCCTCCCCGGGGGCTTCGACCCCTTACCCACCTCGCGGAACGACTTCCTCGCGCTCCTATGGACGTTGAGGGAGCTCGGGGTAGACTTCACCTTATCTACCGAGGTTCCGGAGGGCTTCGGAAACTTCTACTTCGATTATGCTGATCCCCAGTACTTCAAAAAGAAGGCAATTAAGATAATAAAAGTAGCAAAGGCGTTGGGGGTCAAGGGGCTCCTACTGAGCGAGTGCGGCGCGGACTACAAGGTCTGGCCGAGGGTCACGAGTTACTTAAAGATAAAACACGACTTGAGGGTAGAGATGGCAGTAAATTTGATTTCAAAGAAGTTGAGGCCGAGGCACGTGGTTAGGAAGGTCCCGTGGAAGACCTCCTACCATGACCCGTGCGGGCTCTCGCGTTACAACTTCTTGACCGAACCCCCGAGGAAGATATTGAAGATCATTAGTGAGAACTACGAGGAGAGGGAGCCGGGAGGGCGAGACCAACTCTGCTGCGGGGGCGGCGGAGGGGTTTCGCTCTCGGAGGCGTGGAAGAGGAGGGCCGTGGAGGCGGTGGGCCGGAAGAAGGTCGAACAGTTCAAGGGAGTAGAAATAGTAGCGACGGCTTGCGCGAAGTGTAAGTCGATGCTCTTGACCTACTCCTTGCTGCTGAGGGGCGGTTTCCGAGTGCACAGAATAGGGTACTTAGTGGCTTGGTCGATGGGCAAGCCCCTCCCCCCTCCGTAA
- a CDS encoding 30S ribosomal protein S27e, with the protein MPRKRKLYKILTPEPRSKFLKVRCPTCHNEQIVFSHATYPATCLMCGTPLVRPRGGKAEILGEIVRILD; encoded by the coding sequence GTGCCGCGTAAGAGGAAGCTCTACAAGATACTGACGCCGGAGCCCAGGTCCAAGTTCTTGAAGGTTAGGTGTCCCACGTGTCACAACGAACAGATAGTGTTCAGCCACGCGACCTACCCGGCCACCTGCCTCATGTGCGGGACCCCCTTGGTCAGGCCCAGGGGAGGGAAGGCTGAAATACTGGGAGAGATCGTCAGGATACTCGACTGA
- the thiC gene encoding phosphomethylpyrimidine synthase ThiC: MTIYKDARNGRITEEMKKIAEVEGVDPEFVRRGLAAGRIVLLRNLKRADRVKTVAVGEGMLTKVNANIGTSNTLIDVNMEVEKAKIAKKYGADTVMDLSTGGNLDVIRRKIMEAAEPLPLGTVPIYQAFMDVATRKGAGLYMTEDDILNTIEKHLKDGVDFMTLHAALTRDLAAKAVKSDRAEPIVSRGGSILAAWMLEHGKENPLLSNFDYILEMFKEYDAVISLGDSLRPGALEDAHDEYHLSELMVNARLVKRAREAGVQVMLEGPGHVPLDRVVADVKLAKRLTEGAPYYILGPLVTDIAAGYDHIAGAIGGAIAAAHGADFLCYVTPAEHLNLPNPEQVREGVIAFRIAAHAADIVKYPDRAMKVDIEMGRCRGRLDWECMIRLSLDPDKAREIRNQYGPTSIKSCNMCGSLCVFLLLDKWRRKKDEELHAPLA; this comes from the coding sequence ATGACTATCTACAAAGACGCACGCAACGGGAGGATCACAGAAGAGATGAAGAAGATTGCCGAAGTGGAGGGGGTAGACCCGGAGTTCGTGAGGAGGGGTCTAGCGGCGGGGCGAATAGTGCTCCTTAGGAACCTCAAGAGGGCTGACAGAGTAAAGACCGTGGCCGTTGGGGAGGGAATGTTAACCAAAGTCAACGCTAACATAGGCACGAGCAACACTCTAATAGACGTAAATATGGAGGTCGAGAAGGCGAAGATAGCTAAGAAGTACGGAGCGGACACAGTGATGGACCTGTCCACCGGCGGGAACTTGGACGTCATAAGGAGGAAGATCATGGAAGCGGCCGAACCCCTCCCCCTGGGCACAGTACCCATATACCAAGCCTTCATGGACGTGGCTACTCGCAAGGGAGCGGGACTCTACATGACTGAGGACGACATACTGAACACTATAGAGAAGCACCTTAAGGACGGAGTAGACTTCATGACCCTTCACGCCGCCTTGACGAGGGATCTGGCGGCGAAGGCCGTTAAGAGCGACCGAGCGGAGCCCATAGTGAGCAGAGGGGGCTCGATACTAGCTGCTTGGATGCTCGAACACGGGAAGGAGAACCCGCTCCTCTCTAACTTCGACTACATCCTAGAGATGTTTAAGGAGTACGACGCGGTCATCAGCTTGGGCGACAGCCTGAGGCCCGGCGCCCTCGAGGACGCCCACGACGAGTACCACTTGAGCGAGCTCATGGTAAACGCGAGGCTGGTGAAGAGGGCTCGAGAGGCCGGGGTACAAGTTATGCTGGAGGGGCCGGGCCACGTGCCCTTGGACAGGGTGGTGGCTGACGTAAAGCTCGCGAAGAGGCTTACTGAGGGCGCGCCCTATTACATCCTTGGCCCCCTCGTAACCGACATAGCTGCCGGCTACGACCACATAGCGGGCGCGATCGGAGGGGCCATAGCTGCGGCCCACGGAGCGGACTTCTTGTGTTACGTGACCCCCGCGGAGCACTTGAACTTGCCCAACCCAGAACAAGTTAGGGAAGGCGTGATAGCCTTCAGAATAGCCGCCCACGCGGCCGACATAGTGAAGTACCCGGACAGGGCGATGAAGGTTGACATAGAGATGGGGAGGTGCAGAGGGAGGCTGGACTGGGAGTGTATGATAAGGCTCTCCCTCGACCCGGACAAGGCGAGGGAGATAAGGAACCAGTACGGCCCTACCTCCATAAAGAGCTGCAACATGTGCGGAAGCTTATGCGTCTTCCTGCTGTTGGACAAGTGGAGGAGGAAGAAGGACGAAGAGCTTCACGCCCCCCTCGCGTGA
- a CDS encoding DUF763 domain-containing protein, whose amino-acid sequence MVSWSELPLHGGKVPPHLLVRMKGLAKAIVEVMVEEWGPDELVYRLSDPFWFQAFNNVIGMDWDSSGSTTVVLGVLKEISWKEDLGFLVLGGKGKKMLKVKEEAEVAAKRLNVDPEELRRVSKASARLDSALLQDGYEVYIHSLIVSERAWTVVQQGMNEELALARRYQLNHLNAPWEVPHSAVAGRRGEALDLTSKASIKTIDISLDIIDEGPKRVLSLLKSATAALKGQRNLRGEVLRGPQLKFYYPVRPSPQLERALADLYEFRPKRREELLVAPGAGPKVMRALALISHLIYGAAPSFEDPVTVPLDPFLYSYAVGGKDGVPYPYDVKTADEVIKILEEVVARAKVGEKERLRALRRLSEMVENLHARGA is encoded by the coding sequence ATGGTCTCGTGGAGCGAACTCCCCCTCCACGGGGGCAAGGTCCCTCCCCACCTCCTAGTTAGGATGAAGGGGTTAGCTAAAGCTATAGTGGAAGTTATGGTAGAGGAGTGGGGTCCCGACGAGCTCGTATATAGGCTCTCAGACCCTTTCTGGTTCCAAGCGTTCAACAACGTCATAGGGATGGACTGGGACTCCTCCGGATCGACTACGGTAGTTCTCGGCGTACTCAAAGAGATCAGTTGGAAGGAGGACCTCGGCTTCTTGGTCTTAGGCGGTAAGGGTAAGAAAATGTTAAAGGTTAAGGAGGAGGCAGAGGTCGCCGCCAAGAGGTTAAACGTTGACCCGGAGGAGCTGAGGAGGGTTTCCAAGGCCTCAGCCAGGCTGGACTCGGCCTTGCTACAAGACGGCTACGAAGTCTACATTCACTCCTTGATCGTGAGCGAGCGCGCTTGGACCGTGGTCCAGCAAGGGATGAACGAGGAGCTCGCGCTGGCCCGGAGGTACCAGCTAAACCACCTCAACGCCCCTTGGGAGGTCCCGCACTCCGCGGTGGCGGGGAGGAGGGGGGAGGCGCTGGACTTGACTTCCAAAGCGTCCATAAAAACCATTGATATATCCTTAGATATAATTGATGAGGGGCCTAAGAGGGTCCTATCGTTACTCAAGTCCGCCACGGCTGCGTTGAAGGGGCAGAGGAACTTGAGGGGAGAGGTACTGAGGGGGCCCCAGCTGAAGTTCTACTACCCGGTCAGGCCCAGCCCTCAGTTGGAGAGGGCTTTGGCGGACCTCTACGAGTTTCGCCCCAAGAGGAGGGAAGAGCTGCTAGTGGCCCCCGGGGCCGGGCCCAAGGTCATGAGGGCCTTGGCGCTCATAAGCCACCTCATATACGGCGCCGCGCCCTCCTTCGAAGACCCCGTGACCGTGCCCCTGGACCCGTTCTTGTACTCTTACGCCGTAGGGGGGAAGGACGGGGTCCCGTACCCGTACGACGTTAAGACCGCGGACGAGGTGATCAAGATATTGGAAGAGGTAGTGGCGAGGGCTAAGGTGGGGGAGAAGGAGAGGCTCCGAGCCTTAAGGAGGTTAAGCGAGATGGTGGAAAACCTTCACGCGAGGGGGGCGTGA
- the pstB gene encoding phosphate ABC transporter ATP-binding protein PstB: MSSETMVKIENLSVTINGKTVLRNINLEVPKNTIFAIMGPSGSGKSTLLRAINKLWDLYPQVKVTGKIYVNGTDVNKMPPHELRKIVGMVFQRPNPFPHMSIFDNVAIGLRLHKLVKSKEELRERVEWALKKAYLWDEVKDDLKKKAHALSGGQQQRLCIARAIALKPKVLLMDEPTSALDVVSTKKIEENIVELKKDFTIIIVTHNPQQAARISDYVAFIYNGELVEVGPTSEIFTRPKNPLTEKYVLGKV; the protein is encoded by the coding sequence ATGAGTTCTGAAACCATGGTCAAGATAGAGAACTTGAGCGTAACCATAAATGGCAAGACTGTGTTACGGAACATAAACTTGGAGGTCCCGAAGAACACGATATTCGCCATAATGGGGCCTTCGGGATCCGGAAAGAGCACGCTCTTAAGGGCAATAAACAAGCTGTGGGACTTGTACCCCCAAGTGAAGGTTACTGGGAAGATATACGTTAACGGGACAGACGTCAACAAGATGCCTCCTCACGAGCTCAGGAAGATCGTAGGAATGGTCTTCCAGAGGCCCAACCCGTTTCCTCACATGAGTATATTCGACAACGTCGCCATAGGGCTGAGGCTGCACAAGCTGGTAAAGAGCAAGGAAGAGCTGAGGGAACGCGTGGAGTGGGCCTTGAAGAAGGCGTACTTGTGGGACGAGGTGAAAGACGACTTGAAGAAGAAGGCTCACGCGCTGTCCGGAGGCCAACAGCAGAGGCTCTGCATAGCAAGAGCCATAGCCCTGAAGCCTAAAGTCCTACTCATGGACGAGCCTACCTCCGCGCTGGACGTGGTATCCACGAAAAAGATAGAGGAAAACATCGTAGAGCTGAAGAAGGACTTTACAATAATAATAGTAACTCACAACCCCCAACAAGCCGCAAGGATAAGCGACTACGTGGCCTTCATCTACAACGGGGAGCTGGTGGAGGTCGGGCCCACTTCCGAGATATTTACTAGGCCCAAGAACCCGTTGACGGAAAAGTACGTGTTGGGGAAGGTGTAA
- a CDS encoding PstA family ABC transporter permease: MRRGAIWIALIYVISLSALGVLIWILGSIAVNGAAVIAKYGTDIFLKDIPPPIFLFEEVEVGIAPAIIGTLMIVGMALLISFPLGFLAGIVISEFGNTRLGRLVENLASTLVEVPTITAGVAIYWTLVVPTGSFSAIAGALALSLIMIPYIALYTAESYRKVPRLIKEGGLALGLKYTTVLFKVIRGLVLPGVVSGVLMALAKGAGEAAPLLFTAGWNDKVTLDPFEPVSTLSVLIYKFGFSSQDLWLEMSWAASFVLVFLIVLPLIILSKLVVKRHEF, encoded by the coding sequence TTGCGTAGGGGCGCGATCTGGATAGCGCTAATATATGTAATAAGCTTGAGCGCCTTGGGCGTGCTAATATGGATACTCGGCTCCATAGCGGTTAACGGGGCCGCGGTCATAGCGAAGTACGGCACCGACATATTCCTAAAAGACATCCCGCCCCCGATCTTCCTCTTCGAAGAGGTAGAGGTGGGGATCGCGCCAGCTATAATCGGGACATTGATGATTGTTGGAATGGCGTTGCTCATCTCCTTCCCATTGGGCTTTTTGGCCGGAATAGTGATATCCGAGTTCGGAAACACCCGTCTGGGAAGGCTCGTAGAGAACTTGGCTTCCACTTTGGTGGAAGTGCCCACCATAACCGCGGGCGTCGCTATCTACTGGACGCTAGTCGTGCCTACGGGCTCTTTCTCAGCGATAGCCGGGGCCCTAGCGCTCTCCCTGATCATGATTCCCTATATAGCCTTGTATACGGCAGAGAGCTACCGGAAGGTGCCGAGGCTGATAAAGGAGGGCGGGCTGGCCTTAGGACTCAAGTACACCACTGTGCTGTTTAAAGTCATCAGAGGGCTCGTGTTGCCGGGGGTAGTCTCGGGGGTACTCATGGCGCTGGCCAAGGGAGCTGGGGAGGCCGCGCCCTTGCTGTTCACCGCCGGTTGGAACGACAAGGTGACTCTGGACCCGTTCGAGCCGGTCTCCACGCTCAGCGTCCTCATATACAAGTTCGGCTTCAGCTCCCAAGACTTATGGTTGGAGATGAGCTGGGCGGCCTCCTTCGTTTTGGTGTTCCTCATAGTCCTTCCTCTAATAATATTGAGTAAATTAGTGGTGAAGAGGCATGAGTTCTGA